In Pseudofrankia saprophytica, one genomic interval encodes:
- a CDS encoding mycoredoxin: MLTMYSTSWCGYCKRLKRQMDDAGIRYEVVDIESDPTAEQLVRDANNGNATVPTVVFPDGTVMTNPSLRQVTEKVTSAA; this comes from the coding sequence GTGCTCACGATGTACAGCACCAGCTGGTGTGGCTACTGCAAGCGGCTGAAGCGCCAGATGGATGATGCAGGCATCCGGTATGAGGTCGTCGACATCGAGTCCGACCCCACTGCCGAGCAACTGGTCCGCGATGCGAACAACGGCAACGCGACCGTGCCCACGGTCGTCTTCCCGGATGGGACTGTGATGACGAATCCGTCCCTCCGTCAGGTCACCGAGAAGGTCACTTCTGCCGCATAA